One genomic region from Bactrocera tryoni isolate S06 chromosome 3, CSIRO_BtryS06_freeze2, whole genome shotgun sequence encodes:
- the LOC120770155 gene encoding maltase A2-like, with protein sequence MSSASFRIVKLLFLLVSSVLAVSDVDWWESATLYQIYPRSFMDSDGDGVGDLNGITSRLPFLKEIGVTATWLSPIFESPMADMGYDVTNFTKIEPLFGTMEDFDAMVAKAHELGLKIILDFVPNHSSDECEWFQKSISREDGYDDFYTWGDAKIDPQTGDRMPPSNWRSLFEGEGWTWNEQRQQYYFHHFLAKQPDFNLRSPMVRRHLIEVMEFWLDRGVDAFRIDAVPHFFEKRFENGTYPDEEVSGLTNDTTSFLYYTHKYTMNQPENAEILYEWREFLDEYQRQHGGDTRATVGEAYAPIDILSDYIHNGTHVGLQLTMNFNFIQLGDTTTAKDVEKLADNWMNVMWTKHKQANWVVGNHDNGRPATRIGKQRGDMMTIIAHAMPGTSVTYYGDEIGMTDYEAECTWDSCDFRDPERTPMQWDSTTNAGFSKGNSTWLPVNSNYKTLNVQRQRGVARSTLNIYKAMTALKKTVAFKSFKEEGGFAYEALTEQVFQIIRTAPNIEEYRVLANFGDQIEYLDGLTNKTMEYVILNSYSPHRYGDKVDLSKRIYLMPYEAVVLRWVA encoded by the exons ATGTCTTCCGCGTCATTTCGTatagtaaaacttttatttctgCTCGTTAGCAGTGTCCTCGCGGTCAGTGATGTCGATTGGTGGGAGTCGGCTACGCTCTATCAAATCTATCCACGCTCGTTTATGGATAGTGATGGTGACGGCGTGGGCGATTTGAATGGCATTACGTCACGGCTGCCTTTCCTCAAGGAAATAGGCGTGACCGCCACTTGGCTGTCGCCTATCTTCGAGTCACCGATGGCCGATATGGGTTACGATGTCACCAATTTCACGAAAATTGAGCCACTCTTCGGCACGATGGAAGACTTTGATGCCATGGTGGCGAAAGCGCATGAGTTAGGCTTGAAGATAATTCTAGATTTTGTGCCAAATCATTCGAGTGATGAGTGCGAATGGTTTCAAAAGTCTATAAGTCGTGAAGATGGTTACGATGACTTCTATACATGGGGCGACGCTAAGATAGATCCACAAACGGGTGACCGTATGCCACCAAGCAATTGG CGTTCGCTATTCGAAGGTGAGGGATGGACTTGGAACGAGCAGCGCCAACAATACTATTTCCACCACTTTCTGGCTAAGCAACCGGATTTTAATCTCAGAAGTCCAATGGTTCGCCGACATTTAATCGAGGTTATGGAGTTTTGGCTGGATCGCGGTGTGGACGCTTTTCGAATCGATGCGGTGCCACACTTTTTTGAAAAGCGCTTTGAGAATGGCACATACCCGGACGAAGAAGTTAGTGGCCTAACCAACGACACAACTAGTTTCTTATACTACACACACAAGTACACTATGAATCAGCCTGAGAATGCGGAGATATTGTATGAGTGGCGTGAATTTTTAGACGAGTACCAACGGCAACATGGCGGCGACACACG CGCTACCGTGGGCGAAGCTTATGCCCCAATCGATATTTTAAGCGACTATATCCACAATGGCACCCACGTCGGCCTTCAACTGACCATGAATTTCAACTTTATTCAATTGGGAGACACTACGACGGCGAAAGATGTTGAAAAACTTGCTGACAATTGGATGAATGTCATGTGGACCAAACATAAGCAAGCCAACTGGGTTGTCGGCAATCATGACAACGGCCGGCCGGCGACGCGCATAGGGAAACAACGCGGTGATATGATGACGATTATAGCACACGCCATGCCTGGCACATCCGTTACTTACTAT GGTGATGAAATCGGCATGACCGACTATGAAGCTGAATGCACATGGGACAGTTGCGACTTCCGTGACCCCGAGCGGACACCAATGCAGTGGGATTCTACGACAAATGCCGGTTTCAGCAAAGGCAACTCAACTTGGTTGCCCGTCAATTCAAATTATAAGACGCTCAATGTACAGCGACAGCGAGGTGTTGCGCGTAGCACATTGAATATATACAAGGCCATGACGGCGCTTAAGAAAACGGTTGCTTTCAAATCGTTCAAAGAGGAGGGCGGTTTCGCGTATGAGGCTTTGACAGAGCAAGTCTTTCAAATTATCAG AACTGCACCAAATATTGAGGAGTATCGTGTACTTGCCAACTTCGGCGATCAGATCGAGTATTTAGATGGTTTGACGAACAAAACTATGGAGTATGTCATACTTAACTCTTACTCGCCGCACAGATACGG TGATAAAGTGGATTTGAGCAAACGAATTTACCTAATGCCCTATGAAGCAGTGGTTCTGCGTTGGGTCGCCTGA
- the LOC120770154 gene encoding maltase A2-like isoform X2 — MKINSSDVDWWESATLYQIYPRSFMDSDGDGVGDLNGITSRLPFLKEIGVTATWLSPIFESPMADMGYDVTNFTKIEPLFGTMEDFDAMVARAHELGLKIILDFVPNHSSDECEWFQKSIRREDGYDDFYIWDDGKIDPQTGERMPPSNWNSEFNGPAWTWNEQRQQYYFHWFLAKQPDFNLRSPMVHQHLIEIMKFWLDRGVDAFRIDAVPHFFEKRLDNGTYPDEPPSGMTNDTNSNRYYNHIYTKDQPENPTILYEWREFLDEYQRQHGGDTRAMVAEAYATVDILSDYINNGTHVGTQLPMNFNFVFLGNTASARMAQLLADNWMNVMWTKHKVANWVVGNHDNSRPATRIGEQRADMMTIIAHAMPGTSVTYYGDEIGMTDYEAECTWDSCDFRDPERTPMQWDSTTNAGFSKGNSTWLPVNSNYKTLNVQRQRGVARSTLNIYKAMTALKKTVAFKSFKEEGGFAYEALTEQVFQIIRTAPNIEEYRVLANFGGQIEYLDGLTNKTMEYVILNSYSPHRYGDKVDLSKRIYLMPYEAVVLRWVA, encoded by the exons atgaaaataaatt CCAGTGACGTTGATTGGTGGGAGTCGGCTACGCTCTATCAAATCTATCCACGCTCGTTTATGGATAGTGATGGTGACGGTGTGGGCGATTTGAATGGTATTACGTCACGGCTGCCGTTCCTCAAGGAAATAGGCGTGACCGCCACTTGGCTGTCGCCCATCTTCGAGTCACCGATGGCCGATATGGGTTACGATGTCACCAATTTCACGAAAATTGAGCCACTCTTCGGCACGATGGAAGACTTTGATGCCATGGTGGCGAGGGCGCATGAGTTAGGCTTGAAGATCATTCTAGATTTTGTGCCAAATCATTCCAGTGATGAGTGCGAATGGTTTCAAAAGTCTATAAGACGTGAGGATGGTTACGATGACTTCTACATATGGGACGATGGTAAGATAGATCCACAAACGGGTGAACGTATGCCACCAAGCAATTGG AATTCGGAATTCAATGGACCGGCATGGACTTGGAACGAGCAGCGCCAACAGTACTATTTTCACTGGTTTCTAGCTAAGCAACCGGATTTTAATCTCAGAAGTCCAATGGTGCACCAACATTTAATCGAGATCATGAAATTTTGGCTGGATCGTGGTGTGGACGCTTTTCGAATCGACGCGGTACCACACTTTTTTGAAAAGCGTTTAGACAATGGCACATACCCGGACGAGCCACCTAGCGGAATGACCAACGACACAAATAGTAACAGGTATTACAACCACATTTACACAAAGGACCAGCCGGAGAATCCCACCATATTGTATGAATGGCGAGAGTTCCTAGACGAGTACCAGCGTCAACATGGCGGCGACACACG CGCTATGGTGGCAGAAGCTTATGCAACTGTCGACATTTTAAGCGACTATATCAACAATGGCACCCACGTCGGTACTCAACTGCCCATGAATTTCAACTTTGTATTTTTAGGAAACACTGCGTCGGCGAGGATGGCTCAACTACTTGCTGACAATTGGATGAATGTCATGTGGACCAAACATAAAGTAGCCAACTGGGTTGTTGGCAATCATGACAACAGCCGGCCGGCGACGCGCATAGGGGAACAACGCGCCGATATGATGACGATTATAGCACACGCCATGCCTGGCACATCCGTTACTTACTAT GGTGATGAAATCGGCATGACCGATTATGAAGCTGAATGCACATGGGACAGTTGCGACTTCCGTGACCCCGAGCGGACACCAATGCAGTGGGATTCTACGACAAATGCCGGTTTCAGCAAAGGCAACTCAACTTGGTTGCCCGTCAATTCAAATTATAAGACGCTCAATGTACAGCGACAGCGAGGTGTTGCACGTAGCACATTGAATATATACAAGGCCATGACGGCGCTTAAGAAAACGGTTGCTTTCAAATCGTTCAAGGAGGAGGGCGGTTTCGCATATGAGGCTTTGACAGAGCAAGTCTTTCAAATTATCAG AACTGCTCCAAATATTGAGGAGTATCGTGTACTTGCCAACTTCGGCGGTCAGATCGAGTATTTAGATGGTTTGACGAACAAAACTATGGAGTATGTCATACTTAACTCTTACTCGCCGCACAGATACGG TGATAAAGTGGATTTGAGCAAACGAATTTACCTAATGCCCTATGAAGCAGTGGTTCTGCGTTGGGTCGCCTGA
- the LOC120770154 gene encoding maltase A2-like isoform X1 — protein sequence MVDSVFVAMSFGILRIVPILLLCACGAFAASDVDWWESATLYQIYPRSFMDSDGDGVGDLNGITSRLPFLKEIGVTATWLSPIFESPMADMGYDVTNFTKIEPLFGTMEDFDAMVARAHELGLKIILDFVPNHSSDECEWFQKSIRREDGYDDFYIWDDGKIDPQTGERMPPSNWNSEFNGPAWTWNEQRQQYYFHWFLAKQPDFNLRSPMVHQHLIEIMKFWLDRGVDAFRIDAVPHFFEKRLDNGTYPDEPPSGMTNDTNSNRYYNHIYTKDQPENPTILYEWREFLDEYQRQHGGDTRAMVAEAYATVDILSDYINNGTHVGTQLPMNFNFVFLGNTASARMAQLLADNWMNVMWTKHKVANWVVGNHDNSRPATRIGEQRADMMTIIAHAMPGTSVTYYGDEIGMTDYEAECTWDSCDFRDPERTPMQWDSTTNAGFSKGNSTWLPVNSNYKTLNVQRQRGVARSTLNIYKAMTALKKTVAFKSFKEEGGFAYEALTEQVFQIIRTAPNIEEYRVLANFGGQIEYLDGLTNKTMEYVILNSYSPHRYGDKVDLSKRIYLMPYEAVVLRWVA from the exons ATGGTCGACTCAGTTTTCGTTGCGATGTCTTTCGGTATACTTCGTATAGTACCAATTTTATTACTCTGCGCTTGCGGCGCTTTTGCAGCCAGTGACGTTGATTGGTGGGAGTCGGCTACGCTCTATCAAATCTATCCACGCTCGTTTATGGATAGTGATGGTGACGGTGTGGGCGATTTGAATGGTATTACGTCACGGCTGCCGTTCCTCAAGGAAATAGGCGTGACCGCCACTTGGCTGTCGCCCATCTTCGAGTCACCGATGGCCGATATGGGTTACGATGTCACCAATTTCACGAAAATTGAGCCACTCTTCGGCACGATGGAAGACTTTGATGCCATGGTGGCGAGGGCGCATGAGTTAGGCTTGAAGATCATTCTAGATTTTGTGCCAAATCATTCCAGTGATGAGTGCGAATGGTTTCAAAAGTCTATAAGACGTGAGGATGGTTACGATGACTTCTACATATGGGACGATGGTAAGATAGATCCACAAACGGGTGAACGTATGCCACCAAGCAATTGG AATTCGGAATTCAATGGACCGGCATGGACTTGGAACGAGCAGCGCCAACAGTACTATTTTCACTGGTTTCTAGCTAAGCAACCGGATTTTAATCTCAGAAGTCCAATGGTGCACCAACATTTAATCGAGATCATGAAATTTTGGCTGGATCGTGGTGTGGACGCTTTTCGAATCGACGCGGTACCACACTTTTTTGAAAAGCGTTTAGACAATGGCACATACCCGGACGAGCCACCTAGCGGAATGACCAACGACACAAATAGTAACAGGTATTACAACCACATTTACACAAAGGACCAGCCGGAGAATCCCACCATATTGTATGAATGGCGAGAGTTCCTAGACGAGTACCAGCGTCAACATGGCGGCGACACACG CGCTATGGTGGCAGAAGCTTATGCAACTGTCGACATTTTAAGCGACTATATCAACAATGGCACCCACGTCGGTACTCAACTGCCCATGAATTTCAACTTTGTATTTTTAGGAAACACTGCGTCGGCGAGGATGGCTCAACTACTTGCTGACAATTGGATGAATGTCATGTGGACCAAACATAAAGTAGCCAACTGGGTTGTTGGCAATCATGACAACAGCCGGCCGGCGACGCGCATAGGGGAACAACGCGCCGATATGATGACGATTATAGCACACGCCATGCCTGGCACATCCGTTACTTACTAT GGTGATGAAATCGGCATGACCGATTATGAAGCTGAATGCACATGGGACAGTTGCGACTTCCGTGACCCCGAGCGGACACCAATGCAGTGGGATTCTACGACAAATGCCGGTTTCAGCAAAGGCAACTCAACTTGGTTGCCCGTCAATTCAAATTATAAGACGCTCAATGTACAGCGACAGCGAGGTGTTGCACGTAGCACATTGAATATATACAAGGCCATGACGGCGCTTAAGAAAACGGTTGCTTTCAAATCGTTCAAGGAGGAGGGCGGTTTCGCATATGAGGCTTTGACAGAGCAAGTCTTTCAAATTATCAG AACTGCTCCAAATATTGAGGAGTATCGTGTACTTGCCAACTTCGGCGGTCAGATCGAGTATTTAGATGGTTTGACGAACAAAACTATGGAGTATGTCATACTTAACTCTTACTCGCCGCACAGATACGG TGATAAAGTGGATTTGAGCAAACGAATTTACCTAATGCCCTATGAAGCAGTGGTTCTGCGTTGGGTCGCCTGA